Proteins encoded in a region of the Sulfurimonas marina genome:
- a CDS encoding SDR family NAD(P)-dependent oxidoreductase: MKILITGASSGLGAELAFQYASKENELILLARREEKLKTLQEKLIPLCKDVQIIVADVTKFEELQEKLTVIESLDMVILNAGISLGHSHTQTPTIEEFKKLYDVNVLANHAILEVLLPIFTKQQSGKIVFISSLASLFSMPSSKVYSSSKRALNAYAEGLRYKYAPMGIKVINILPGFIKSELTDKNDFHMPFLLETKEGVARIKKAIDKNKIFYAFPLRFYFLIRLLNLLPNFLTAKIVQKLS; this comes from the coding sequence ATGAAAATCTTAATTACTGGTGCAAGTTCGGGTCTTGGTGCAGAACTTGCGTTTCAGTACGCTTCAAAAGAGAATGAGCTTATCCTCTTAGCTCGAAGAGAAGAGAAATTAAAAACCTTACAAGAAAAACTTATCCCTTTATGTAAAGATGTTCAAATTATAGTTGCTGATGTGACAAAGTTTGAAGAGTTGCAAGAGAAGTTAACAGTAATAGAATCTTTAGATATGGTTATTTTAAACGCGGGTATTTCACTTGGACATTCCCATACTCAGACACCTACAATAGAAGAGTTTAAAAAACTTTATGATGTAAATGTTTTAGCAAATCATGCTATCCTAGAAGTATTATTGCCTATTTTTACAAAACAGCAATCAGGCAAGATAGTATTTATCTCTTCGCTGGCATCTTTATTCTCTATGCCGAGTTCTAAGGTATATTCCTCATCAAAACGGGCTTTAAATGCTTATGCTGAAGGATTGCGCTATAAGTATGCTCCGATGGGGATAAAGGTGATTAATATTTTGCCTGGCTTTATAAAAAGTGAACTTACCGATAAAAATGATTTTCATATGCCGTTTTTACTTGAGACGAAAGAGGGTGTAGCAAGGATTAAAAAAGCAATCGATAAAAATAAAATCTTTTATGCTTTTCCGCTTAGATTTTATTTTCTTATTCGACTGCTGAATTTGCTGCCAAACTTTTTGACAGCTAAAATTGTGCAAAAA
- a CDS encoding homoserine dehydrogenase, with protein MIKVGIIGVGTVGTSVANILKDNADVISARAGRDIVVKSGVVKNLAKDRGLDITLTDNVDDILNDDEIDVVVELMGGVEEPFDVVKRALKSGKAVVTANKALLAYHRYELQEIAQDLPFEYEASVAGGIPIINALRDGLSANHIESMMGIMNGTCNYMMTKMTNEGVDYDAILKESQDLGYAEADPSFDVGGYDAAHKLLILASIAYGIDAKPEDILIEGIENVTQDDISFAKEFGYAIKLLGIAKKTGSEVELRVHACLIKKDEMIAKIDGVMNGISVVGDKVGETLYYGPGAGGDATASAVVANIIDIARSGKSTPMLGFDRPMEGDTLTLKPVEQIESKYYLRINVSDKAGVLARVTKLFEDNNISIETILQRPADNISANLLISTHVAVEKDVQKMIKDLEAQEFVHAQPVMIRIV; from the coding sequence GTGATTAAAGTTGGAATCATAGGTGTTGGAACAGTAGGGACTAGCGTTGCAAATATCTTAAAAGATAATGCAGATGTGATCTCTGCTCGTGCAGGGCGTGACATTGTTGTAAAAAGCGGTGTTGTTAAAAACCTTGCAAAAGATAGAGGTTTAGATATCACTTTAACAGATAATGTTGATGATATCTTGAATGACGACGAGATCGATGTAGTTGTTGAGCTAATGGGTGGGGTTGAAGAGCCGTTTGATGTTGTAAAACGTGCTCTTAAATCAGGCAAAGCGGTAGTAACTGCAAACAAAGCACTTTTAGCGTACCACAGATACGAACTTCAAGAGATAGCACAAGATTTACCTTTTGAATATGAAGCGAGTGTTGCGGGCGGTATTCCAATCATTAATGCACTTCGTGACGGTCTTTCAGCAAACCATATTGAGTCTATGATGGGTATCATGAACGGTACTTGTAACTATATGATGACTAAGATGACAAATGAGGGTGTTGACTATGATGCGATCCTTAAAGAGTCTCAAGATTTAGGATATGCTGAAGCTGATCCAAGTTTTGATGTAGGCGGATATGATGCTGCTCATAAACTGCTTATTCTTGCTTCTATTGCATACGGAATCGATGCAAAACCTGAAGATATTTTGATCGAGGGTATTGAGAACGTAACTCAGGATGATATCTCTTTTGCTAAAGAGTTTGGTTATGCGATCAAGCTTCTTGGAATTGCGAAGAAAACAGGAAGTGAAGTTGAATTACGTGTACATGCTTGTCTAATTAAAAAAGATGAAATGATCGCAAAAATCGACGGTGTTATGAATGGTATCTCTGTTGTTGGTGATAAAGTTGGCGAGACGCTTTACTACGGACCGGGAGCTGGCGGCGATGCTACGGCTTCAGCGGTAGTTGCAAATATCATCGATATCGCAAGAAGTGGAAAATCAACACCGATGCTTGGATTTGATCGTCCAATGGAGGGTGATACGTTAACTCTTAAACCTGTAGAGCAGATTGAGTCAAAATATTATCTTCGTATTAATGTTAGTGACAAGGCTGGTGTACTTGCTCGTGTTACGAAACTATTTGAAGACAACAATATCTCAATCGAGACTATTTTACAACGCCCTGCAGATAATATCTCTGCAAACCTGCTTATTTCAACACATGTTGCGGTTGAAAAAGATGTACAAAAGATGATCAAAGATCTTGAAGCACAAGAGTTTGTACATGCACAGCCTGTAATGATCAGGATAGTATAA
- a CDS encoding LL-diaminopimelate aminotransferase encodes MFDEFKFNRVERLPKYVFAEVNEIKMAERRAGKDVIDFSMGNPDGDTPEHIREKLVESAQKTKTHGYSTSKGIPKLLQAIADWYERRYDCKLDPETECVATMGSKEGYAHLTYAITNPGDVAVVPDPTYPIHEYSFILAGGNVIKFGIEFDEKYRLDEDKFFENLEKVFKESSPKPKFVLVNFPHNPSTATVTPEFYERLVAMAKERRFYVISDIAYGDITFDGYKTPSIMSVPGAKDVAVESFTLSKSYNMAGWRVGFFVGNKKLIGALQKIKSWLDYGMFTPIQVAATVALNGEQQCVRDITEKYNHRQEVLIEAFERAGWHIEKNEASMFSWAKIPDCAAHLGSLEFSKRLLVEAGVAVAPGIGFGEYGEGYVRIALIENDNRIRQAAKNIKTFLKQFDGCKDNK; translated from the coding sequence ATGTTTGACGAGTTTAAATTTAATAGAGTTGAGAGACTTCCTAAGTATGTGTTTGCTGAGGTAAACGAGATAAAAATGGCAGAGCGCCGTGCAGGAAAAGATGTAATTGACTTTTCTATGGGAAACCCTGACGGTGACACGCCTGAACACATCCGTGAAAAGCTGGTAGAATCAGCCCAAAAAACTAAAACACACGGATACTCTACATCAAAAGGTATTCCTAAACTACTTCAAGCTATTGCAGACTGGTATGAAAGAAGATACGACTGTAAACTTGACCCTGAGACTGAATGTGTAGCTACTATGGGTTCAAAAGAGGGATATGCTCACCTTACGTATGCGATTACAAATCCAGGTGATGTAGCAGTTGTTCCGGATCCTACATATCCAATCCATGAGTACTCTTTTATTTTAGCGGGTGGAAATGTTATTAAGTTCGGAATCGAATTTGACGAAAAATATCGTTTGGATGAGGATAAGTTTTTTGAGAACTTAGAAAAAGTTTTCAAAGAGAGTTCTCCAAAACCAAAATTTGTGCTTGTAAACTTCCCGCATAATCCATCTACTGCAACAGTTACACCGGAGTTTTATGAAAGACTTGTAGCTATGGCAAAAGAGAGAAGATTTTACGTAATCTCTGATATCGCATATGGAGATATCACTTTTGACGGTTATAAAACACCTTCAATTATGAGTGTACCTGGCGCAAAAGATGTAGCGGTTGAGTCTTTTACTTTAAGTAAATCGTATAACATGGCTGGATGGCGTGTAGGTTTCTTTGTTGGAAATAAAAAACTTATCGGTGCATTACAAAAAATTAAATCGTGGTTAGATTACGGTATGTTTACACCGATCCAAGTAGCTGCGACTGTAGCACTAAACGGTGAACAGCAGTGTGTAAGAGATATCACTGAAAAATACAACCACCGTCAAGAAGTACTTATAGAAGCGTTTGAGCGTGCAGGATGGCATATAGAGAAAAATGAAGCAAGTATGTTCTCTTGGGCAAAAATTCCTGATTGTGCTGCTCATTTAGGTTCTTTAGAATTTTCAAAACGTTTACTTGTTGAAGCGGGCGTAGCGGTAGCTCCAGGGATCGGTTTTGGAGAATACGGTGAAGGGTATGTGCGTATTGCACTTATTGAAAATGACAACCGTATTCGCCAGGCAGCAAAAAATATCAAAACATTTTTAAAACAGTTTGACGGATGTAAGGATAATAAGTGA